A portion of the Bubalus kerabau isolate K-KA32 ecotype Philippines breed swamp buffalo chromosome 1, PCC_UOA_SB_1v2, whole genome shotgun sequence genome contains these proteins:
- the DNM1L gene encoding dynamin-1-like protein isoform X4 produces the protein MEALIPVINKLQDVFNTVGADIIQLPQIVVVGTQSSGKSSVLESLVGRDLLPRGTGIVTRRPLILQLVHVSPEDKRKTTGEENGVEAEEWGKFLHTKNKLYTDFDEIRQEIENETERISGNNKGVSPEPIHLKIFSPNVVNLTLVDLPGMTKVPVGDQPKDIELQIRELILRFISNPNSIILAVTAANTDMATSEALKISREVDPDGRRTLAVITKLDLMDAGTDAMDVLMGRVIPVKLGIIGVVNRSQLDINNKKSVTDSIRDEYAFLQKKYPSLANRNGTKYLARTLNRLLMHHIRDCLPELKTRINVLAAQYQSLLNSYGEPVDDKSATLLQLITKFATEYCNTIEGTAKYIETSELCGGARICYIFHETFGRTLESVDPLGGLNTIDILTAIRNATGPRPALFVPEVSFELLVKRQIKRLEEPSLRCVELVHEEMQRIIQHCSNYSTQELLRFPKLHDAIVEVVTCLLRKRLPVTNEMVHNLVAIELAYINTKHPDFADACGLMNNNIEEQRRNRLARELPSAVSRDKSSKVPSALAPASQEPSPAASAEADGKLIQESRRETKNVASGGGGVGDAVQEPTTGNWRGMLKTSKAEELLAEEKSKPIPVMPASPQKGHAVNLLDVPVPVARKLSAREQRDCEVIERLIKSYFLIVRKNIQDSVPKAVMHFLVNHVKDTLQSELVGQLYKSSLLDDLLTESEDMAQRRKEAADMLKALQGASQIIAEIRETHLW, from the exons AGCAGTGGAAAGAGCTCAGTGCTAGAAAGCCTAGTGGGGAGGGACCTGCTTCCCAGAGGCACTGGTATTGTCACCCGGAGACCTCTCATTCTGCAGCTAGTCCATGTTTCACCTGAAGATAAACGAAAGAcaacaggagaagaaaatg GGGTTGAAGCAGAAGAATGGGGTAAATTTCTTCACACCAAAAATAAG CTTTACACAGATTTTGATGAAATTCGAcaagaaattgaaaatgaaacagaaaggaTTTCAGGAAATAATAAG ggaGTAAGCCCTGAACCAATTCATCTTAAGATTTTTTCACCCAATGTTGTCAATCTGACACTTGTGGATTTGCCAGGAATGACCAAG GTGCCTGTAGGTGATCAACCTAAAGATATTGAGCTTCAAATCAGAGAGCTCATTCTTCGGTTCATCAGTAATCCAAATTCCATTATCCTCGCTGTCACTGCTGCTAATACAGATATGGCAACATCAGAGGCACTTAAAATTTCAAGAGAGGTAGATCCAGATG GTCGCAGAACCCTAGCTGTAATCACCAAACTTGATCTCATGGATGCAGGTACTGATGCCATGGATGTATTGATGGGAAGGGTTATACCGGTCAAACTGGGAATAATTGGAGTAGTTAACAG GAGTCAGCTAGATATTAACAATAAGAAGAGTGTAACTGATTCAATCCGCGATGAATATGCTTTCCTTCAAAAGAAATACCCATCTCTGGCTAATAGAAATGGAACAAAGTATCTTGCCCGGACTTTAAACAG GTTACTGATGCATCACATCAGAGATTGCTTACCAGAGTTGAAAACGAGAATAAATGTTCTAGCTGCTCAATATCAGTCTCTTCTAAATAGCTATGGTGAACCTGTGGATGATAAAAGTGCTACTTTACTCCAGCTTATTACCAAATTTGCCACAGAATATTGTAATACTATTGAAGGAACTGCAAAATATATTGAAACTTCAGAGCT ATGTGGTGGTGCTCGAATATGTTATATTTTCCATGAGACTTTTGGGCGAACCTTAGAATCTGTTGACCCTCTTGGTGGCCTtaacactattgacattttgactGCCATTAGAAATGCAACT ggTCCTCGTCCTGCTTTGTTTGTGCCTGAAGTTTCATTTGAGTTATTGGTCAAACGGCAGATCAAACGTCTGGAAGAGCCCAGCCTCCGTTGTGTGGAACTGGTTCatgaagaaatgcaaaggatcattCAGCACTGTAGCAATTACAGTACACAG GAGTTGTTGCGGTTCCCTAAACTTCATGATGCCATAGTTGAAGTAGTGACTTGTCTTCTTCGTAAACGGTTGCCTGTTACAAATGAAATG gtcCATAACTTAGTGGCAATTGAATTGGCTTATATCAACACAAAACATCCAGACTTTGCTGATGCTTGTGGGTTAATGAACAACAATATAGAG GAACAAAGGAGAAACAGGCTAGCAAGAGAATTGCCTTCAGCTGTATCACGAGACAag TCTTCTAAAGTTCCAAGTGCTTTGGCACCTGCCTCCCAGGAGCCCtcccctgctgcttctgctgagGCTGATGGCAAG TTAATTCAGGAGagcagaagagaaactaaaaat GTTGCATCTGGAGGTGGTGGGGTTGGAGATGCTGTTCAAGAACCAACAACAGGCAACTGGAGAGGAATGCTGAAAACTTCAAAAGCTGAGGAGTTACTAGCTGAGGAAAAATCAAAACCAATTCCAGTTATGCCAGCCAGTCCACAAAAAGGCCATGCTGTGAATTTGCTGGATGTG CCAGTTCCTGTTGCACGAAAACTATCTGCCCGTGAACAGCGAGACTGTGAAGTTATTGAACGACTCATCAAATCATATTTTCTTATTGTCAGAAAGAATATTCAAGACAG TGTGCCAAAGGCAGTAATGCATTTTTTGGTTAATCATGTGAAAGATACTCTTCAGAGTGAGTTAGTAGGACAGCTATATAAATCATCCTTACTGGATGATCTTCTGACTGAATCCGAGGACATGGCACAGCGTAGGAAAGAAGCAGCTGATATGCTAAAG GCATTACAAGGAGCCAGTCAAATTATTGCTGAAATCCGAGAGACTCATCTTTGGTGA
- the DNM1L gene encoding dynamin-1-like protein isoform X7, producing the protein MEALIPVINKLQDVFNTVGADIIQLPQIVVVGTQSSGKSSVLESLVGRDLLPRGTGIVTRRPLILQLVHVSPEDKRKTTGEENDPATWKNSRHLSKASARGTDLLLETTGVEAEEWGKFLHTKNKLYTDFDEIRQEIENETERISGNNKGVSPEPIHLKIFSPNVVNLTLVDLPGMTKVPVGDQPKDIELQIRELILRFISNPNSIILAVTAANTDMATSEALKISREVDPDGRRTLAVITKLDLMDAGTDAMDVLMGRVIPVKLGIIGVVNRSQLDINNKKSVTDSIRDEYAFLQKKYPSLANRNGTKYLARTLNRLLMHHIRDCLPELKTRINVLAAQYQSLLNSYGEPVDDKSATLLQLITKFATEYCNTIEGTAKYIETSELCGGARICYIFHETFGRTLESVDPLGGLNTIDILTAIRNATGPRPALFVPEVSFELLVKRQIKRLEEPSLRCVELVHEEMQRIIQHCSNYSTQELLRFPKLHDAIVEVVTCLLRKRLPVTNEMVHNLVAIELAYINTKHPDFADACGLMNNNIEEQRRNRLARELPSAVSRDKVASGGGGVGDAVQEPTTGNWRGMLKTSKAEELLAEEKSKPIPVMPASPQKGHAVNLLDVPVPVARKLSAREQRDCEVIERLIKSYFLIVRKNIQDSVPKAVMHFLVNHVKDTLQSELVGQLYKSSLLDDLLTESEDMAQRRKEAADMLKALQGASQIIAEIRETHLW; encoded by the exons AGCAGTGGAAAGAGCTCAGTGCTAGAAAGCCTAGTGGGGAGGGACCTGCTTCCCAGAGGCACTGGTATTGTCACCCGGAGACCTCTCATTCTGCAGCTAGTCCATGTTTCACCTGAAGATAAACGAAAGAcaacaggagaagaaaatg ACCCTGCTACATGGAAAAACTCAAGACACCTTTCTAAAG caAGTGCAAGAGGAACAGACCTATTATTGGAAACCACTG GGGTTGAAGCAGAAGAATGGGGTAAATTTCTTCACACCAAAAATAAG CTTTACACAGATTTTGATGAAATTCGAcaagaaattgaaaatgaaacagaaaggaTTTCAGGAAATAATAAG ggaGTAAGCCCTGAACCAATTCATCTTAAGATTTTTTCACCCAATGTTGTCAATCTGACACTTGTGGATTTGCCAGGAATGACCAAG GTGCCTGTAGGTGATCAACCTAAAGATATTGAGCTTCAAATCAGAGAGCTCATTCTTCGGTTCATCAGTAATCCAAATTCCATTATCCTCGCTGTCACTGCTGCTAATACAGATATGGCAACATCAGAGGCACTTAAAATTTCAAGAGAGGTAGATCCAGATG GTCGCAGAACCCTAGCTGTAATCACCAAACTTGATCTCATGGATGCAGGTACTGATGCCATGGATGTATTGATGGGAAGGGTTATACCGGTCAAACTGGGAATAATTGGAGTAGTTAACAG GAGTCAGCTAGATATTAACAATAAGAAGAGTGTAACTGATTCAATCCGCGATGAATATGCTTTCCTTCAAAAGAAATACCCATCTCTGGCTAATAGAAATGGAACAAAGTATCTTGCCCGGACTTTAAACAG GTTACTGATGCATCACATCAGAGATTGCTTACCAGAGTTGAAAACGAGAATAAATGTTCTAGCTGCTCAATATCAGTCTCTTCTAAATAGCTATGGTGAACCTGTGGATGATAAAAGTGCTACTTTACTCCAGCTTATTACCAAATTTGCCACAGAATATTGTAATACTATTGAAGGAACTGCAAAATATATTGAAACTTCAGAGCT ATGTGGTGGTGCTCGAATATGTTATATTTTCCATGAGACTTTTGGGCGAACCTTAGAATCTGTTGACCCTCTTGGTGGCCTtaacactattgacattttgactGCCATTAGAAATGCAACT ggTCCTCGTCCTGCTTTGTTTGTGCCTGAAGTTTCATTTGAGTTATTGGTCAAACGGCAGATCAAACGTCTGGAAGAGCCCAGCCTCCGTTGTGTGGAACTGGTTCatgaagaaatgcaaaggatcattCAGCACTGTAGCAATTACAGTACACAG GAGTTGTTGCGGTTCCCTAAACTTCATGATGCCATAGTTGAAGTAGTGACTTGTCTTCTTCGTAAACGGTTGCCTGTTACAAATGAAATG gtcCATAACTTAGTGGCAATTGAATTGGCTTATATCAACACAAAACATCCAGACTTTGCTGATGCTTGTGGGTTAATGAACAACAATATAGAG GAACAAAGGAGAAACAGGCTAGCAAGAGAATTGCCTTCAGCTGTATCACGAGACAag GTTGCATCTGGAGGTGGTGGGGTTGGAGATGCTGTTCAAGAACCAACAACAGGCAACTGGAGAGGAATGCTGAAAACTTCAAAAGCTGAGGAGTTACTAGCTGAGGAAAAATCAAAACCAATTCCAGTTATGCCAGCCAGTCCACAAAAAGGCCATGCTGTGAATTTGCTGGATGTG CCAGTTCCTGTTGCACGAAAACTATCTGCCCGTGAACAGCGAGACTGTGAAGTTATTGAACGACTCATCAAATCATATTTTCTTATTGTCAGAAAGAATATTCAAGACAG TGTGCCAAAGGCAGTAATGCATTTTTTGGTTAATCATGTGAAAGATACTCTTCAGAGTGAGTTAGTAGGACAGCTATATAAATCATCCTTACTGGATGATCTTCTGACTGAATCCGAGGACATGGCACAGCGTAGGAAAGAAGCAGCTGATATGCTAAAG GCATTACAAGGAGCCAGTCAAATTATTGCTGAAATCCGAGAGACTCATCTTTGGTGA
- the DNM1L gene encoding dynamin-1-like protein isoform X10 → MEALIPVINKLQDVFNTVGADIIQLPQIVVVGTQSSGKSSVLESLVGRDLLPRGTGIVTRRPLILQLVHVSPEDKRKTTGEENGVEAEEWGKFLHTKNKLYTDFDEIRQEIENETERISGNNKGVSPEPIHLKIFSPNVVNLTLVDLPGMTKVPVGDQPKDIELQIRELILRFISNPNSIILAVTAANTDMATSEALKISREVDPDGRRTLAVITKLDLMDAGTDAMDVLMGRVIPVKLGIIGVVNRSQLDINNKKSVTDSIRDEYAFLQKKYPSLANRNGTKYLARTLNRLLMHHIRDCLPELKTRINVLAAQYQSLLNSYGEPVDDKSATLLQLITKFATEYCNTIEGTAKYIETSELCGGARICYIFHETFGRTLESVDPLGGLNTIDILTAIRNATGPRPALFVPEVSFELLVKRQIKRLEEPSLRCVELVHEEMQRIIQHCSNYSTQELLRFPKLHDAIVEVVTCLLRKRLPVTNEMVHNLVAIELAYINTKHPDFADACGLMNNNIEEQRRNRLARELPSAVSRDKVASGGGGVGDAVQEPTTGNWRGMLKTSKAEELLAEEKSKPIPVMPASPQKGHAVNLLDVPVPVARKLSAREQRDCEVIERLIKSYFLIVRKNIQDSVPKAVMHFLVNHVKDTLQSELVGQLYKSSLLDDLLTESEDMAQRRKEAADMLKALQGASQIIAEIRETHLW, encoded by the exons AGCAGTGGAAAGAGCTCAGTGCTAGAAAGCCTAGTGGGGAGGGACCTGCTTCCCAGAGGCACTGGTATTGTCACCCGGAGACCTCTCATTCTGCAGCTAGTCCATGTTTCACCTGAAGATAAACGAAAGAcaacaggagaagaaaatg GGGTTGAAGCAGAAGAATGGGGTAAATTTCTTCACACCAAAAATAAG CTTTACACAGATTTTGATGAAATTCGAcaagaaattgaaaatgaaacagaaaggaTTTCAGGAAATAATAAG ggaGTAAGCCCTGAACCAATTCATCTTAAGATTTTTTCACCCAATGTTGTCAATCTGACACTTGTGGATTTGCCAGGAATGACCAAG GTGCCTGTAGGTGATCAACCTAAAGATATTGAGCTTCAAATCAGAGAGCTCATTCTTCGGTTCATCAGTAATCCAAATTCCATTATCCTCGCTGTCACTGCTGCTAATACAGATATGGCAACATCAGAGGCACTTAAAATTTCAAGAGAGGTAGATCCAGATG GTCGCAGAACCCTAGCTGTAATCACCAAACTTGATCTCATGGATGCAGGTACTGATGCCATGGATGTATTGATGGGAAGGGTTATACCGGTCAAACTGGGAATAATTGGAGTAGTTAACAG GAGTCAGCTAGATATTAACAATAAGAAGAGTGTAACTGATTCAATCCGCGATGAATATGCTTTCCTTCAAAAGAAATACCCATCTCTGGCTAATAGAAATGGAACAAAGTATCTTGCCCGGACTTTAAACAG GTTACTGATGCATCACATCAGAGATTGCTTACCAGAGTTGAAAACGAGAATAAATGTTCTAGCTGCTCAATATCAGTCTCTTCTAAATAGCTATGGTGAACCTGTGGATGATAAAAGTGCTACTTTACTCCAGCTTATTACCAAATTTGCCACAGAATATTGTAATACTATTGAAGGAACTGCAAAATATATTGAAACTTCAGAGCT ATGTGGTGGTGCTCGAATATGTTATATTTTCCATGAGACTTTTGGGCGAACCTTAGAATCTGTTGACCCTCTTGGTGGCCTtaacactattgacattttgactGCCATTAGAAATGCAACT ggTCCTCGTCCTGCTTTGTTTGTGCCTGAAGTTTCATTTGAGTTATTGGTCAAACGGCAGATCAAACGTCTGGAAGAGCCCAGCCTCCGTTGTGTGGAACTGGTTCatgaagaaatgcaaaggatcattCAGCACTGTAGCAATTACAGTACACAG GAGTTGTTGCGGTTCCCTAAACTTCATGATGCCATAGTTGAAGTAGTGACTTGTCTTCTTCGTAAACGGTTGCCTGTTACAAATGAAATG gtcCATAACTTAGTGGCAATTGAATTGGCTTATATCAACACAAAACATCCAGACTTTGCTGATGCTTGTGGGTTAATGAACAACAATATAGAG GAACAAAGGAGAAACAGGCTAGCAAGAGAATTGCCTTCAGCTGTATCACGAGACAag GTTGCATCTGGAGGTGGTGGGGTTGGAGATGCTGTTCAAGAACCAACAACAGGCAACTGGAGAGGAATGCTGAAAACTTCAAAAGCTGAGGAGTTACTAGCTGAGGAAAAATCAAAACCAATTCCAGTTATGCCAGCCAGTCCACAAAAAGGCCATGCTGTGAATTTGCTGGATGTG CCAGTTCCTGTTGCACGAAAACTATCTGCCCGTGAACAGCGAGACTGTGAAGTTATTGAACGACTCATCAAATCATATTTTCTTATTGTCAGAAAGAATATTCAAGACAG TGTGCCAAAGGCAGTAATGCATTTTTTGGTTAATCATGTGAAAGATACTCTTCAGAGTGAGTTAGTAGGACAGCTATATAAATCATCCTTACTGGATGATCTTCTGACTGAATCCGAGGACATGGCACAGCGTAGGAAAGAAGCAGCTGATATGCTAAAG GCATTACAAGGAGCCAGTCAAATTATTGCTGAAATCCGAGAGACTCATCTTTGGTGA
- the DNM1L gene encoding dynamin-1-like protein isoform X6, with protein sequence MEALIPVINKLQDVFNTVGADIIQLPQIVVVGTQSSGKSSVLESLVGRDLLPRGTGIVTRRPLILQLVHVSPEDKRKTTGEENGVEAEEWGKFLHTKNKLYTDFDEIRQEIENETERISGNNKGVSPEPIHLKIFSPNVVNLTLVDLPGMTKVPVGDQPKDIELQIRELILRFISNPNSIILAVTAANTDMATSEALKISREVDPDGRRTLAVITKLDLMDAGTDAMDVLMGRVIPVKLGIIGVVNRSQLDINNKKSVTDSIRDEYAFLQKKYPSLANRNGTKYLARTLNRLLMHHIRDCLPELKTRINVLAAQYQSLLNSYGEPVDDKSATLLQLITKFATEYCNTIEGTAKYIETSELCGGARICYIFHETFGRTLESVDPLGGLNTIDILTAIRNATGPRPALFVPEVSFELLVKRQIKRLEEPSLRCVELVHEEMQRIIQHCSNYSTQELLRFPKLHDAIVEVVTCLLRKRLPVTNEMVHNLVAIELAYINTKHPDFADACGLMNNNIEEQRRNRLARELPSAVSRDKSSKVPSALAPASQEPSPAASAEADGKVASGGGGVGDAVQEPTTGNWRGMLKTSKAEELLAEEKSKPIPVMPASPQKGHAVNLLDVPVPVARKLSAREQRDCEVIERLIKSYFLIVRKNIQDSVPKAVMHFLVNHVKDTLQSELVGQLYKSSLLDDLLTESEDMAQRRKEAADMLKALQGASQIIAEIRETHLW encoded by the exons AGCAGTGGAAAGAGCTCAGTGCTAGAAAGCCTAGTGGGGAGGGACCTGCTTCCCAGAGGCACTGGTATTGTCACCCGGAGACCTCTCATTCTGCAGCTAGTCCATGTTTCACCTGAAGATAAACGAAAGAcaacaggagaagaaaatg GGGTTGAAGCAGAAGAATGGGGTAAATTTCTTCACACCAAAAATAAG CTTTACACAGATTTTGATGAAATTCGAcaagaaattgaaaatgaaacagaaaggaTTTCAGGAAATAATAAG ggaGTAAGCCCTGAACCAATTCATCTTAAGATTTTTTCACCCAATGTTGTCAATCTGACACTTGTGGATTTGCCAGGAATGACCAAG GTGCCTGTAGGTGATCAACCTAAAGATATTGAGCTTCAAATCAGAGAGCTCATTCTTCGGTTCATCAGTAATCCAAATTCCATTATCCTCGCTGTCACTGCTGCTAATACAGATATGGCAACATCAGAGGCACTTAAAATTTCAAGAGAGGTAGATCCAGATG GTCGCAGAACCCTAGCTGTAATCACCAAACTTGATCTCATGGATGCAGGTACTGATGCCATGGATGTATTGATGGGAAGGGTTATACCGGTCAAACTGGGAATAATTGGAGTAGTTAACAG GAGTCAGCTAGATATTAACAATAAGAAGAGTGTAACTGATTCAATCCGCGATGAATATGCTTTCCTTCAAAAGAAATACCCATCTCTGGCTAATAGAAATGGAACAAAGTATCTTGCCCGGACTTTAAACAG GTTACTGATGCATCACATCAGAGATTGCTTACCAGAGTTGAAAACGAGAATAAATGTTCTAGCTGCTCAATATCAGTCTCTTCTAAATAGCTATGGTGAACCTGTGGATGATAAAAGTGCTACTTTACTCCAGCTTATTACCAAATTTGCCACAGAATATTGTAATACTATTGAAGGAACTGCAAAATATATTGAAACTTCAGAGCT ATGTGGTGGTGCTCGAATATGTTATATTTTCCATGAGACTTTTGGGCGAACCTTAGAATCTGTTGACCCTCTTGGTGGCCTtaacactattgacattttgactGCCATTAGAAATGCAACT ggTCCTCGTCCTGCTTTGTTTGTGCCTGAAGTTTCATTTGAGTTATTGGTCAAACGGCAGATCAAACGTCTGGAAGAGCCCAGCCTCCGTTGTGTGGAACTGGTTCatgaagaaatgcaaaggatcattCAGCACTGTAGCAATTACAGTACACAG GAGTTGTTGCGGTTCCCTAAACTTCATGATGCCATAGTTGAAGTAGTGACTTGTCTTCTTCGTAAACGGTTGCCTGTTACAAATGAAATG gtcCATAACTTAGTGGCAATTGAATTGGCTTATATCAACACAAAACATCCAGACTTTGCTGATGCTTGTGGGTTAATGAACAACAATATAGAG GAACAAAGGAGAAACAGGCTAGCAAGAGAATTGCCTTCAGCTGTATCACGAGACAag TCTTCTAAAGTTCCAAGTGCTTTGGCACCTGCCTCCCAGGAGCCCtcccctgctgcttctgctgagGCTGATGGCAAG GTTGCATCTGGAGGTGGTGGGGTTGGAGATGCTGTTCAAGAACCAACAACAGGCAACTGGAGAGGAATGCTGAAAACTTCAAAAGCTGAGGAGTTACTAGCTGAGGAAAAATCAAAACCAATTCCAGTTATGCCAGCCAGTCCACAAAAAGGCCATGCTGTGAATTTGCTGGATGTG CCAGTTCCTGTTGCACGAAAACTATCTGCCCGTGAACAGCGAGACTGTGAAGTTATTGAACGACTCATCAAATCATATTTTCTTATTGTCAGAAAGAATATTCAAGACAG TGTGCCAAAGGCAGTAATGCATTTTTTGGTTAATCATGTGAAAGATACTCTTCAGAGTGAGTTAGTAGGACAGCTATATAAATCATCCTTACTGGATGATCTTCTGACTGAATCCGAGGACATGGCACAGCGTAGGAAAGAAGCAGCTGATATGCTAAAG GCATTACAAGGAGCCAGTCAAATTATTGCTGAAATCCGAGAGACTCATCTTTGGTGA
- the DNM1L gene encoding dynamin-1-like protein isoform X5 has translation MEALIPVINKLQDVFNTVGADIIQLPQIVVVGTQSSGKSSVLESLVGRDLLPRGTGIVTRRPLILQLVHVSPEDKRKTTGEENDPATWKNSRHLSKASARGTDLLLETTGVEAEEWGKFLHTKNKLYTDFDEIRQEIENETERISGNNKGVSPEPIHLKIFSPNVVNLTLVDLPGMTKVPVGDQPKDIELQIRELILRFISNPNSIILAVTAANTDMATSEALKISREVDPDGRRTLAVITKLDLMDAGTDAMDVLMGRVIPVKLGIIGVVNRSQLDINNKKSVTDSIRDEYAFLQKKYPSLANRNGTKYLARTLNRLLMHHIRDCLPELKTRINVLAAQYQSLLNSYGEPVDDKSATLLQLITKFATEYCNTIEGTAKYIETSELCGGARICYIFHETFGRTLESVDPLGGLNTIDILTAIRNATGPRPALFVPEVSFELLVKRQIKRLEEPSLRCVELVHEEMQRIIQHCSNYSTQELLRFPKLHDAIVEVVTCLLRKRLPVTNEMVHNLVAIELAYINTKHPDFADACGLMNNNIEEQRRNRLARELPSAVSRDKLIQESRRETKNVASGGGGVGDAVQEPTTGNWRGMLKTSKAEELLAEEKSKPIPVMPASPQKGHAVNLLDVPVPVARKLSAREQRDCEVIERLIKSYFLIVRKNIQDSVPKAVMHFLVNHVKDTLQSELVGQLYKSSLLDDLLTESEDMAQRRKEAADMLKALQGASQIIAEIRETHLW, from the exons AGCAGTGGAAAGAGCTCAGTGCTAGAAAGCCTAGTGGGGAGGGACCTGCTTCCCAGAGGCACTGGTATTGTCACCCGGAGACCTCTCATTCTGCAGCTAGTCCATGTTTCACCTGAAGATAAACGAAAGAcaacaggagaagaaaatg ACCCTGCTACATGGAAAAACTCAAGACACCTTTCTAAAG caAGTGCAAGAGGAACAGACCTATTATTGGAAACCACTG GGGTTGAAGCAGAAGAATGGGGTAAATTTCTTCACACCAAAAATAAG CTTTACACAGATTTTGATGAAATTCGAcaagaaattgaaaatgaaacagaaaggaTTTCAGGAAATAATAAG ggaGTAAGCCCTGAACCAATTCATCTTAAGATTTTTTCACCCAATGTTGTCAATCTGACACTTGTGGATTTGCCAGGAATGACCAAG GTGCCTGTAGGTGATCAACCTAAAGATATTGAGCTTCAAATCAGAGAGCTCATTCTTCGGTTCATCAGTAATCCAAATTCCATTATCCTCGCTGTCACTGCTGCTAATACAGATATGGCAACATCAGAGGCACTTAAAATTTCAAGAGAGGTAGATCCAGATG GTCGCAGAACCCTAGCTGTAATCACCAAACTTGATCTCATGGATGCAGGTACTGATGCCATGGATGTATTGATGGGAAGGGTTATACCGGTCAAACTGGGAATAATTGGAGTAGTTAACAG GAGTCAGCTAGATATTAACAATAAGAAGAGTGTAACTGATTCAATCCGCGATGAATATGCTTTCCTTCAAAAGAAATACCCATCTCTGGCTAATAGAAATGGAACAAAGTATCTTGCCCGGACTTTAAACAG GTTACTGATGCATCACATCAGAGATTGCTTACCAGAGTTGAAAACGAGAATAAATGTTCTAGCTGCTCAATATCAGTCTCTTCTAAATAGCTATGGTGAACCTGTGGATGATAAAAGTGCTACTTTACTCCAGCTTATTACCAAATTTGCCACAGAATATTGTAATACTATTGAAGGAACTGCAAAATATATTGAAACTTCAGAGCT ATGTGGTGGTGCTCGAATATGTTATATTTTCCATGAGACTTTTGGGCGAACCTTAGAATCTGTTGACCCTCTTGGTGGCCTtaacactattgacattttgactGCCATTAGAAATGCAACT ggTCCTCGTCCTGCTTTGTTTGTGCCTGAAGTTTCATTTGAGTTATTGGTCAAACGGCAGATCAAACGTCTGGAAGAGCCCAGCCTCCGTTGTGTGGAACTGGTTCatgaagaaatgcaaaggatcattCAGCACTGTAGCAATTACAGTACACAG GAGTTGTTGCGGTTCCCTAAACTTCATGATGCCATAGTTGAAGTAGTGACTTGTCTTCTTCGTAAACGGTTGCCTGTTACAAATGAAATG gtcCATAACTTAGTGGCAATTGAATTGGCTTATATCAACACAAAACATCCAGACTTTGCTGATGCTTGTGGGTTAATGAACAACAATATAGAG GAACAAAGGAGAAACAGGCTAGCAAGAGAATTGCCTTCAGCTGTATCACGAGACAag TTAATTCAGGAGagcagaagagaaactaaaaat GTTGCATCTGGAGGTGGTGGGGTTGGAGATGCTGTTCAAGAACCAACAACAGGCAACTGGAGAGGAATGCTGAAAACTTCAAAAGCTGAGGAGTTACTAGCTGAGGAAAAATCAAAACCAATTCCAGTTATGCCAGCCAGTCCACAAAAAGGCCATGCTGTGAATTTGCTGGATGTG CCAGTTCCTGTTGCACGAAAACTATCTGCCCGTGAACAGCGAGACTGTGAAGTTATTGAACGACTCATCAAATCATATTTTCTTATTGTCAGAAAGAATATTCAAGACAG TGTGCCAAAGGCAGTAATGCATTTTTTGGTTAATCATGTGAAAGATACTCTTCAGAGTGAGTTAGTAGGACAGCTATATAAATCATCCTTACTGGATGATCTTCTGACTGAATCCGAGGACATGGCACAGCGTAGGAAAGAAGCAGCTGATATGCTAAAG GCATTACAAGGAGCCAGTCAAATTATTGCTGAAATCCGAGAGACTCATCTTTGGTGA